In Chryseobacterium sp. C-71, the genomic window GTACGGGCATCGGAGATTATGCATACCTTGCAAAAAAAGAAGAAAACCTTACTGCGTATCAAGAATATCTTGAAGGTGCAGGTGGTAGAGACGGTTTTGATGATACTAAAAAATTAGACTGGAAAATTCCATTGCATTGGAATACATCTAAATATCCAGATGTAGAGTATGCTGAAGTTTTAGAATCTATGTATTTACCGGCTTCTTCTAGAGTTGGTAGCGAAAGACTTCTTGACGTTAGTAAATTAAAATATAATTATAGATGGGGAGATATGAATACTGCTCTTGCTGAAAACGATAGAGGTGTTAACTTCTTGAGAAGCGAAAGTATTGCAATCTATCCAGATACAACCGTTTGGGTTAAAGATTTTCACTACACTTATAATGAGCCATTATTCGAACAATATTTCTGGCACAAAGCTTATAAAGATTATCCTGTTGTTGGGGTAACTTGGGATCAGGCAAGAGCATACTGTAACTTTAGATCAAAGTTAAAGTCTGATTACAATGAGAGCATGAAAAGAAAGAAACAAAGACCTATAGAATTCCGTCTTCCAACTGAAGTAGAGTGGGAATATGCTGCAAGAGGAGGTAAGCAAAATGCTACTTACCCTTGGGGTGGTCCTTACTTAATGGATGATAGAGGTTGTTATCTTGCAAACTTCAAGCCAAAAAGAGGTGATTATATGGAAGATGCTAAAAAAGGTACTTACATGTATACAGCTCCAGTAAAGAAATTTAAGAAAAACGGATTCGGATTATTTGATATGGCTGGAAACGTTTCTGAATGGACAGTTTCTGCATACAACAATTCATCATATGGTTTCTCTTCTACGCTAAATCCTTCTACTAAAGATAGAGAGGATGCTAAGAGATCTGTAAGAGGTGGATCTTGGAAAGATGTTGGGTATATGTTGATGAACGGATCTAGAGATTATGAAAGTAAAGATTCTGCAAGAAGTTACATCGGATTCAGAACAGTACAGGATATTCCTGAAGCAGCTGTGAAGGTAAAAAGAGTTACCAGATAAGAATTGCTTCAATTAAATTATTTTCAGAAACTATTTTATTTAACATTAAAAAAAACTAACTTATATGTTTAAGACTAAAGATGCTTGGATGAATTTCTTCTATTCATTCGGTGCTGCAATTGTAATTCTTGGAGCTTGGCTTAAAATTACTCACATTTCATTTGGCCCAATCAACGGTAACATCGCACTTACAGTAGGGCTTGTTACAGAGGCAATTATCTTTATTATTTTCGCTTTTGACCCTCCGGCAGCTGAAGAGTCTTACCATTGGGAAAATGTTTATCCTGAATTATTAGATAAACATGCAAACCCAAACCCATTACATTCAAATGTTTCTTCTAAAAATACAATCGATCATTTTGCTGAATTAGAAAATTCTCTATCTGGTAAATTAGACAAGATGCTTCAGGATGCAAAATTAGATGTACAATTATTTGATAGATTAAGAACAGGAATCGATAAATTCTCAAGTTCAGTAGATCAAATCAACCAAACTGTTGATGTATCTGCTTCTACTCATAAGTATAACGATCAGTTAAACAAAGCTGCTCAACACATGGAAAGCATGAACGCTCTATATGCAATGCAATTAGAAAGTGGTCAGAGACAGTCTGATTTTGCTAAAAAATATGTTGAAGATATGCAGAAGTCAGCTGAGCACTCTGAGAAGTTTAATCAAGAATTACAAGGTTTAACAACAAACTTAAACAGCTTAAACAGAGTTTATGGTGGTATGTTAACTGCAATGAAGTCGTAATCCCCAACCATTAATTTAATAAAAAACTAAAGAAAAGAGAATGGCAAAAGGAAAACAGACTCCACGTCAGAAGATGATCAACCTAATGTATTTGGTGTTCATCGCAATGATGGCCCTAAACATTGATGTTGAGATCATTAGATCATATTATGATTCTACAAGAGCTCTTAAGGAAACTAGGTTCTTGACAGAACAGAAGAATGAAGATATTTTTGAGAAGACTTTAGAAGCTAAAGCTCAGCAGGTACCAGATACATATGCTCAGCCTTGGGAAGATTATAAAGGTCTTAAAGCTAAAATTGATCTTTTGGTATCTTCTACTGAAGAAATTAAAATAAAGCTTAAAAAACAATCTGAGTTTCTTGATAAAGATCCTAAAACCGGTAAGGATATGGATGTGAGTGAGAACTTCTCAGCATTGAATAATAACGAAGCAACTACAGAGTATTTCTTTAAAGAAGGTGAGGAGAATAGCCCATCAGCAGGTGCTTTAGAGTTAAAGAAGAAGATGGATGATGTGAAAAATTACATCAACGCCAAATTCGGTGGTAACCAACAACTTAAGAAATTAGTTGATAGAGCAAACACCTCATTATCTGCAGAGTATGCTAATGGAAAATCTCCAAATGGTAAAACTTGGTTTCAGAATAAATTCTATCACCAACCGCTTATTGCTGCGATTTCTAACTTAGAAATTATTCAGAATGATGCGAGAAACGTGCAGTCTGATGCATTAGCTTTAATGCTTCAGGAAAAAGTAGATGCGAGCATCAAATTTAACCAATATGAGGCAATTGTTTCTGCTCCTGCTGATATCCAATCTGGAAAGAAAGCTGAAGCAGTGATTATGTTAGGAACTTATTCTAACAGCAATAAAATCAGCATTAGTGGTGTAAGCAGACAAGAAAACGGTAAAGGATATCTTCCTTTAAACACCGGAGGTCTTGGTGAAAGAAAAATCGGTGGAACTATTACATTAACAGATGCTACAGGAAAAGCTACGCAATATCCTTTCACGCATACTTATAACGTAATTGCGGGTCCTCAACAAGTAAAACTTGAACAAGGTTTATTACTTTCAGCTGATAAGATGAATGTAATGTATAGAGGTTTAGAAAACCCTGTGACAGGATCTATCCTTGGTGCAGACAATGCTAAATTATCTCTATCTGCTCCGGGAGCTGTTGTTAAGAGCACAGGAAAAGGTAAATGGAATGTTATTCCTTCTACAGGGAATGTTGTGAAATTAACGCTTTCTGGAACTGATCCTACAGGTAAATCTGTTTCTCAGGTATTTGAATATAGAATTAAAGGTGTTCCGAGACCACAAGGTCAGATTAGAGGAAAAGCAGTTAACTTTATGCCGGCTGCATCAATTCCTAATCAGGTTGTAGCTGCTACATTACCAGACTTTGATTTCCCTGTGTCATTTACTGTTAACAGCTTTATATTAAAAATTCCAGGAAGAGCAGGAACAATGATTCAAGGTAGTTCTTTATCTGCTGCTGAGGGAGTTTTAAGAGGTCTTAGACCAGGTGATGTTGTTCAAATTTATGATATCCAAGCTACAGCTACAGGACTTGGTAATCAGAGGTTAAAAGAGATTTCACCAGTTATTATCAATGTTCAATAAGATTAATTTGTAAATTCATATTATGAAAAAATATATTAGCAGTGTTTTAGTTTTAGTTACTGGGTTTGCATTCTCCCAGACTATTCTAAATGCTTCTTCTCCGGAAGAGTTCAGACAGATGAGAGCTGAAAATATGAGAAAAGTGGGAGATACTGTTATTAGCAATAAAGTAAAACCACTTGAGTACGGTTTTGTAGATGATAAAGACATCGCAAAAAGTATGATGGTATGGGAGATAATAGACATGAATGATAAAATTAATCAGCCATTCTATTATGATAATCCAGACGGTTTACTTTCAAAGACTACAAGATCATTATATCAAATTTTGTTAGACGCAGCTTTGGAAGGGAAAATCGAGGAAGTATATGAAGATGAAAATTTTGCGACTAGATCAACTCCTGAAGGAATTAAAAAGAAGTTGGAAAGTGAAAGAATTGATGATGAATTAATTGAAATTATAAATTCTGGTGTAACTCCAACAGAAGCTCAAAAAAAGCAATATATTGATTTAATTAGAACGACAACTGATAAGGTTAAGGTTTTGAAAATCATGGGGATGTGGTTCGTTGACAAGAGAGATGGTCAAATGAAATACAGACCATTAGGTATTGCAGCAATGGGTCCAGATCCAACTTCTGTAGGAAGAATTGGTCCAGATGGACAACCTATGGCTGGAGCTGATGAATTAGTTGATTTATTTTGGATTTACTATCCAAAAGCTAGAGAGATCTTAGCAAACAACTATGTTTTCAACAGAAATAATTCATCTGCAGACTTATCTTTTGACGATATAATTAATGCAAGAAGATTTTCTTCAATTATTTATAAATCTTCAACTGGTTTAGGTGATGGTATTATTAAAGACTACATTCCTAGAAATGCTGAGGAGCAATTAGAAGAAAGTGACAGAATCAAAGAACAAATTCTTCAAATGGAAAATGATATGTGGAATTACTAAATTTCACTTGATATTTATAAAAAACCTGAGTACTTTTACTCAGGTTTTTTTATTATGCAAAATGTAGATTATATTATTGTTGGTGACGGTTATGCCGCATTATTTTTTGCCCATCAATTGACAAAAAACAAAAAGTCATTCGTTATTTTTTCTGAGGGAAGGAAAAGCGCATCTCAAATATCCGCAGGAATCATCAATCCTGTTGTGCTTAAGAAATTTACTACATTTTGGCTCGCTCAGCAACAGCTAGATTTTCTCAAAACCTCACTCAATGAAATAGAAAAATATACCGGAACAAATTATCTAATTGACGCTTCCATTCACAGAATTTTTCATGATGAGAACGAACAGAAACTATGGCTTAAAAAGTCGCAATCGGAAGAACTTGCCGAATTTTTAGACGAGAATTTTAAGCATTTGGAGGGCGTTAAAAACGATTTTAGTTCAGGAATGGTTAATCAGTCTGCCAGATTAAACGTTCATGGATTTTTTAATGATTTACTAAGATTTCATGAGAGTAATGCTCAATTAATCAAAGAAAAATTTAATTATAATGAAGTGAATGCTGAAAACTCGACGTATCAGGATTTCCACTTTAGAAATATTATTTTCTGCGAAGGAATGGGTGTAAAAAATAATCCTTTTTTTTCAGACATTCCGGTAATCCCAAATAAAGGACATCACATCAGAGTAAAGCTTTCTGAGCCAATTCCGGAAGATATTACTATCAAAAAGAAACACTTTTTATTTCCGTTAAATAATGAACTGTACTTCTATGGCGGAACATACGACCGGGAGCAGTTGCATGAGCATATTGATCAGTCTGCAGTAGAGCAATTACAAAAAGGATTGTCTGAATTTTATCCAAATGATTTTGATACAGAAGAAGTTCACTTTGGTTTTAGGCCCACTGTAAAAGACCGAAGACCAATTGTTGGGAGACACCCTGAACATCAGAATTTTTATGTTTTCAACGGTTTGGGTGCAAGAGGAATTTTGAATGGTTGCTATTTCTCCAAAAGTATTTATGATTTTATTGAAAACAAGATTGATTTGCCTGCGGAAATTTCTTTAGATAGGTTTTAAATAAAAAAAAGACGTTCAATTCGAGCGTCTTTTGTATTTTTATTGTGAGGCCATTTTGGTTTCAGCCTGATTTCTTTTCCCATGGAATAAAACCATATCCATTTCTTTTTTTAGAAAGGTTACTTCATTTTTAGTTTCAGTGTACAAATATTTATTATCCTCAGTAGAAAATCCGGGAGTAGAGTGATTTTTCTTCAATTCATACGTCTTTCCGTTAAGATGTACTGTGATAATATCTCTTGTATTGTTGGTAATGACTTCCATTTCATCGCCATGACGATCAGAAATAGTTTCTTTTGTAATATCGTCTTGAGACTCCGCTTCGGTATTTACTACGGCTAAATCAGGGTCTTTTGCAGAATGCTTACATGCTGCTAATGTGAGGATTATAAAGAATCCAAGTAGTAATTTTTTCATTTGTAATTGTGATTTTTATGGTTTTCAATAATATTGATTTGGTTGTGTAAAATTACAATTATTTTTCTTTAAAATATGTTAATTTTTAATAATTTAAAGAATTTGGAGTCTATTTATGGATTTTTTTTAAGGGTATGTGTAATTTATTGTTTCTGTCATTCAGTTTTCAGCGAAATTCAAGAAGAGTTAAATTTTGTTAATAGTGAATTGAGTATTAAAATCTAAACTTACCTTTGCCTCTTCAAATGAGAAACTACATCGTATACTTTTTGACTAGCCTTTTTCTGCTTTTTGTAGTGGAAAGCAAGCTTAATGTCAAAACTTTGCGAAGCGACTTTTCTGGTCATATTTCTCACAATTATCCAAATAAAGCTGAACAATCGAATCTGTCTGCTGCGAAGTTTTCTGTTCAGCAGATTACTGATACTGCTGATAATTTTACTTTAGAATTGACAGAAGATGATTTTCAGTTATCTGATACTGTACAGGCAATTATCTTTTTTGCGAGTGTTTTTGGATTGATTTATTCATTTGGATTATTATTTAAGAAAAGATTTAAACCTTCTATTTCTGAATTTTTACAGCATGTTCATTCTGTAAAAACATTCATTCTGATTCGTTCAATCAGAATCTAAAATTTCATTTTCCGATTATCTTTTTTGTTCCAAAACAGGAACGAAAAAGCCTTGCATTGTGTCTATTCTGATTTCATAATGTAAATACTCCCCAGAATTATTTATTCAAACTAACATTTAACGATTTTAATAATACTCTAGATTATGATGAAAAGAGTTCTCCCAGGCGTTGTCTTAAGCGCTGTCCTTTTGCTTGCAAGCTGCAATGGGAAAAAAGAAGAAAAACAGGAAGATTCAGTGTATCCGGTGACGTCACCTGTGAAAATGGATACGATTATTAACAAAGATTATGTCGCCCAGATTCAGTCTGTGAAAAATATTGAAGTTCGTGCGCAGGAAAAAGGTTTCCTTGAGAAAATCTACGTTGATGAAGGTCAATATGTAAGAGCTGGACAAACTTTGTTCAGAATTATGCCGCAGATTTATCAGGCAGAATTACTAAAAGCAAGAGCTGAAGTTGAACAGGCTTCTATCGAACTTAAAAATGCAAGCACTCTTGCCAGCAACAACATTGTTTCAAAAAATGAAAGATTAATGGCAAAAGCTAAGTTAGATGCAGCAAATGCTGAAATGAAACTAGCACAGATTCATCTCTCATTTACGGATATTAAAGCACCATTCTCAGGGATTATCGATAGAATTCCATTGAAATTAGGAAGTTTGGTTGATGAAGGTGATCTTTTGACAACACTTTCAGATAATACCAACATCTACAGTTATTTCAACGTTTCCGAACCTGAATATTTGAATTATCAAACCCATATTGCAGACCGCGGAAGCCAGAATGTAAGCTTAATGATGGCAAATGGCGAGATGTTTAATCAGCAAGGTGAAATTCAAACCATTGAAGGTCAGTTTGACAACGAAACAGGAAATATTGCTTTCAGAGCTAAATTTCCAAATCCTGAAAAACTGTTGAGAAATGGTGAAACCGGAAAAGTACGTATGACTTTACCTCTGAAGAATGCTTTAATTATTCCTCAGAAAGCAACGTACGAAATTCAGGATCAGAAATATGTTTTTGTTGTTGATAAAAATGGGGTAGCAAAATCTAGAAATATTAAAGTTGCCTATGAACTTCCGGATATTTACGTTGTTGCATCTGGTCTTTCAGGTGGTGATAAAATCTTGTTGGAAGGAGTTCAGAAAGTGAAAGACGACCAAAAAGTAAAAGTGAAATTCCAGGATCCGAAGAAAGTTCTTCAGTCTTTAAAATTAAAAGCAGAGTAAAAAATAAATGATAATTGATAAGCGATCATTGATCCATCATTCATCATTAATAATTTATCATTTATAATTTTTTTATGTTTAAAAAATTCATACGCAGACCTGTTCTGTCGATTGTAATCTCTTTGATTATCGTTTTTATGGGAGTTCTATCGTTAATGAAACTTCCAATCACACAATTTCCTGCGATTTCTCCGCCAAAAGTAAATATTACGGCAACGTATCCCGGAGCGAACAACGAATTGTTGGTAAAAGCAGTAGTAATTCCTTTGGAACGCTCATTAAATGGTGTTCCTGGAATGAAATATATGACTTCCGATGCAGGAAATGACGGTGAAACTTCTATTCAGGTAGTTTTCGATTTGGGAACTGATCCCAATGTTGCAGCGGTAAATGTCCAAAACCGTGTTTCTTCTGCGGTAAATAAACTTCCACCTTTGGTAGTTCGAGAAGGGGTGAAAATCACCCGTGAAGAACCGAATATGTTGATGTACATCAATTTATACAGTGACGATCCTAAAGCTGACCAGAAATTCCTTTTCAACTATGCAGATATCAATGTAATGTCTGAATTGAGAAGGGTGAGCGGAGTTGGTTTTGCCGATATTTTGGGAACTCGTGAATATGCAATGCGTATTTGGTTGAAACCGGATCGATTAACGGCTTACAATATTTCAGCTGATGAAGTAATGGAAGCTTTAAACCAACAAAGTTTAGAAGCTTCTCCTGGAAAAACAGGTGAAAGTTCGGGTAAACGTTCTCAGTCTTTTGAATATATTTTGAAATATTCCGGACGTTTTAATAATGAAAAAGATTACGGAAATATTATTCTTAAAGCCAAATCTGCCGGTGAATTTGTAAGATTAAAAGATGTTGCCGATATTGAGTTTGGTTCTTCGATGTACGATATTTATTCTACATTAAACGGAAAACCTTCCGCAGCAATTACCGTAAAACAATCTTACGGATCAAACGCAAGTGATGT contains:
- a CDS encoding FAD-binding oxidoreductase — translated: MQNVDYIIVGDGYAALFFAHQLTKNKKSFVIFSEGRKSASQISAGIINPVVLKKFTTFWLAQQQLDFLKTSLNEIEKYTGTNYLIDASIHRIFHDENEQKLWLKKSQSEELAEFLDENFKHLEGVKNDFSSGMVNQSARLNVHGFFNDLLRFHESNAQLIKEKFNYNEVNAENSTYQDFHFRNIIFCEGMGVKNNPFFSDIPVIPNKGHHIRVKLSEPIPEDITIKKKHFLFPLNNELYFYGGTYDREQLHEHIDQSAVEQLQKGLSEFYPNDFDTEEVHFGFRPTVKDRRPIVGRHPEHQNFYVFNGLGARGILNGCYFSKSIYDFIENKIDLPAEISLDRF
- a CDS encoding GldM family protein, which produces MAKGKQTPRQKMINLMYLVFIAMMALNIDVEIIRSYYDSTRALKETRFLTEQKNEDIFEKTLEAKAQQVPDTYAQPWEDYKGLKAKIDLLVSSTEEIKIKLKKQSEFLDKDPKTGKDMDVSENFSALNNNEATTEYFFKEGEENSPSAGALELKKKMDDVKNYINAKFGGNQQLKKLVDRANTSLSAEYANGKSPNGKTWFQNKFYHQPLIAAISNLEIIQNDARNVQSDALALMLQEKVDASIKFNQYEAIVSAPADIQSGKKAEAVIMLGTYSNSNKISISGVSRQENGKGYLPLNTGGLGERKIGGTITLTDATGKATQYPFTHTYNVIAGPQQVKLEQGLLLSADKMNVMYRGLENPVTGSILGADNAKLSLSAPGAVVKSTGKGKWNVIPSTGNVVKLTLSGTDPTGKSVSQVFEYRIKGVPRPQGQIRGKAVNFMPAASIPNQVVAATLPDFDFPVSFTVNSFILKIPGRAGTMIQGSSLSAAEGVLRGLRPGDVVQIYDIQATATGLGNQRLKEISPVIINVQ
- the gldN gene encoding gliding motility protein GldN, producing MKKYISSVLVLVTGFAFSQTILNASSPEEFRQMRAENMRKVGDTVISNKVKPLEYGFVDDKDIAKSMMVWEIIDMNDKINQPFYYDNPDGLLSKTTRSLYQILLDAALEGKIEEVYEDENFATRSTPEGIKKKLESERIDDELIEIINSGVTPTEAQKKQYIDLIRTTTDKVKVLKIMGMWFVDKRDGQMKYRPLGIAAMGPDPTSVGRIGPDGQPMAGADELVDLFWIYYPKAREILANNYVFNRNNSSADLSFDDIINARRFSSIIYKSSTGLGDGIIKDYIPRNAEEQLEESDRIKEQILQMENDMWNY
- a CDS encoding efflux RND transporter periplasmic adaptor subunit, encoding MKRVLPGVVLSAVLLLASCNGKKEEKQEDSVYPVTSPVKMDTIINKDYVAQIQSVKNIEVRAQEKGFLEKIYVDEGQYVRAGQTLFRIMPQIYQAELLKARAEVEQASIELKNASTLASNNIVSKNERLMAKAKLDAANAEMKLAQIHLSFTDIKAPFSGIIDRIPLKLGSLVDEGDLLTTLSDNTNIYSYFNVSEPEYLNYQTHIADRGSQNVSLMMANGEMFNQQGEIQTIEGQFDNETGNIAFRAKFPNPEKLLRNGETGKVRMTLPLKNALIIPQKATYEIQDQKYVFVVDKNGVAKSRNIKVAYELPDIYVVASGLSGGDKILLEGVQKVKDDQKVKVKFQDPKKVLQSLKLKAE
- the gldK gene encoding gliding motility lipoprotein GldK yields the protein MKRIFLLLLSASVASVSCSGGGSSSVGKPGTKGELIPREKTKSFVAERPFGMVAIPGGSFVAGLADWDPTGSPEKAALKTVTVSSFFIDEAETTNAEYRVFINYVRDSIARTMLAEAAGEGGEGGGKGTGIGDYAYLAKKEENLTAYQEYLEGAGGRDGFDDTKKLDWKIPLHWNTSKYPDVEYAEVLESMYLPASSRVGSERLLDVSKLKYNYRWGDMNTALAENDRGVNFLRSESIAIYPDTTVWVKDFHYTYNEPLFEQYFWHKAYKDYPVVGVTWDQARAYCNFRSKLKSDYNESMKRKKQRPIEFRLPTEVEWEYAARGGKQNATYPWGGPYLMDDRGCYLANFKPKRGDYMEDAKKGTYMYTAPVKKFKKNGFGLFDMAGNVSEWTVSAYNNSSYGFSSTLNPSTKDREDAKRSVRGGSWKDVGYMLMNGSRDYESKDSARSYIGFRTVQDIPEAAVKVKRVTR
- the gldL gene encoding gliding motility protein GldL, whose protein sequence is MFKTKDAWMNFFYSFGAAIVILGAWLKITHISFGPINGNIALTVGLVTEAIIFIIFAFDPPAAEESYHWENVYPELLDKHANPNPLHSNVSSKNTIDHFAELENSLSGKLDKMLQDAKLDVQLFDRLRTGIDKFSSSVDQINQTVDVSASTHKYNDQLNKAAQHMESMNALYAMQLESGQRQSDFAKKYVEDMQKSAEHSEKFNQELQGLTTNLNSLNRVYGGMLTAMKS